The following coding sequences lie in one Gymnogyps californianus isolate 813 chromosome 18, ASM1813914v2, whole genome shotgun sequence genomic window:
- the NRARP gene encoding notch-regulated ankyrin repeat-containing protein → MSQSEVSPCAAPPPSQRVFQEAVRRGNTKELQSLLQNMTNCEFNVNSFGPEGQTALHQSVIDGNLELVKLLVKFGADIRLANRDGWSALHIAAFGGHQDIVLYLITKAKYSAGAR, encoded by the coding sequence ATGAGCCAGAGCGAGGTGTCGCCGtgcgcggcgccgccgcccaGCCAGCGCGTCTTCCAGGAGGCGGTGCGGCGCGGCAACACCAAGGAGCTGCAGTCCCTGCTGCAGAACATGACGAACTGCGAGTTCAACGTCAACTCCTTCGGGCCCGAGGGGCAGACGGCGCTGCACCAGTCCGTCATCGACGGCAACCTGGAGCTGGTCAAGCTCCTGGTCAAGTTCGGCGCCGACATCCGCCTGGCCAACCGGGACGGCTGGAGCGCCCTGCACATCGCCGCCTTCGGGGGCCACCAGGACATCGTCCTCTACCTGATCACCAAGGCCAAATACTCCGCCGGCGCCCGGTGA
- the AMBP gene encoding protein AMBP, with protein MFCGLLSLLFFAVASGTPVGDQDEDIQVQENFEAERMYGKWYDIAIGTTCKWMKNYKEKFSMGTLVLGPGPSADQISTASTRLRQGDCTHISGEYQKTSTPGKYTYYNPKWDVSIRSYVLRTNYEEYAVILMKKKSSFGPSTTLKLYGRSPELREDLIEAFQQLALEMGIPADSIFILANRGECVPQETATAPQRARRAVLPPEEGSAAGPLPPYIGNKEDSCRLSRDPGPCSGMLSRFFYNSSSMACETFLYGGCLGNGNNFYSEKECLQACRTEAACRLPIVQGPCQKLVTRWAFDAAQGKCITFSYGGCKGNGNQFYSEKECKEYCGAPPLAEDEEFLHLSN; from the exons ATGTTTTGCggtctcctttccctcctcttctttgctGTGGCCAGCGGGACCCCCGTCGGGGACCAAGATGAGGATATCCAAGTGCAGGAGAATTTTGAGGCTGAGCGG atGTATGGGAAGTGGTATGACATCGCCATCGGCACGACCTGCAAATGGATGAAGAACTACAAGGAGAAGTTCAGCATGGGCACCCTGGTGCTGGGCCCTGGCCCCAGCGCCGACCAGATCAGCACCGCCAGCACCAGGCTGCG GCAAGGTGACTGCACGCACATCTCGGGAGAGTACCAGAAAACCAGCACCCCCGGCAAATACACCTACTATAACCCCA AATGGGACGTGTCTATCCGGTCCTACGTGCTCCGCACCAACTATGAAGAATATGCTGTCATTCTGATGAAGAAGAAGAGTAGTTTTGGTCCAAGCACCACCCTGAAGCTGTATG GGAGGAGTCCGGAGCTGCGGGAGGACCTCATTGAGGCTTTCCAGCAGCTGGCTCTGGAGATGGGCATCCCCGCGGACTCCATCTTCATCCTGGCCAACAGAG GTGAATGCGTTCCTCAGGAGACTGCAACTGCCCCCCAG AGAGCGCGGAGAGCAGTCCTGCCCCCCGAGGAGGGCTCGGCCGCGGGACCCCTGCCCCCTTACATCGGCAATAAGGAAG ACTCGTGCCGGCTGAGCCGGGACCCCGGGCCCTGCAGCGGGATGCTCTCCCGCTTCTTCTACAACTCCTCCTCCATGGCCTGCGAAACCTTCCTCTACGGCGGCTGTCTGGGCAACGGCAACAACTTCTACTCGGAGAAGGAGTGCCTGCAGGCATGCCGGACGGAGG ctgcctgcaggctgcccATCGTCCAGGGTCCCTGCCAGAAGCTGGTGACGCGCTGGGCCTTCGACGCGGCTCAGGGCAAGTGCATCACGTTCAGCTACGGAGGCTGCAAGGGCAACGGCAACCAGTTCTACTCGGAGAAGGAGTGCAAGGAGTACTGTGGGGCTCCTCCGCTGGCAG AGGACGAGGAGTTTCTGCATCTGTCAAACTGA